A stretch of the Simiduia curdlanivorans genome encodes the following:
- a CDS encoding phosphatase PAP2 family protein gives MNTYSLSPENLFGLLAPPRPLPRQVKLENALLVCALIFIALGFALFSVQAWNQIVFLQLNHGFRVIPADGRAFLTVLGDGSIAACLALAVFIRNPRALAYIFLAALLAGIFVQAPKFLFDAARPPAVLDLQTFSIVGKGIKAHSFPSGHSASAVLAATVVALFCQRLWLSLIVLGVGFAAALSRIAVGVHWPADVLVGSAIGLFIGVFIVRLIGYERVQIPRWGQALLIIGLAAVSINGFLHDTSYEQFVGVTAIRWVSSGLVAGVGLYWLSILAWPLAEWLTQKLFKESAGKSLTRVFKFGMVGGSGFVVDMSLYALFHSVFGLNLLVARSIAYWLTSSWNWYLNRIFTFKDADNGRKRDQWAKYLIMCLISFVPSMGTFYGLTHYFAFFMEHSQIALIAGVVAGALFNYVVAGFLIFKVYGQENEESRA, from the coding sequence TTGAATACTTACTCATTGAGTCCCGAGAATTTGTTCGGGTTGCTTGCACCACCTAGGCCTTTGCCCCGTCAGGTGAAATTGGAAAATGCACTGCTTGTGTGCGCCCTCATTTTTATAGCCTTGGGTTTTGCACTTTTCAGTGTCCAAGCGTGGAATCAAATTGTTTTTTTGCAACTGAACCACGGGTTTAGGGTGATTCCTGCAGATGGCCGGGCCTTTCTCACCGTGCTAGGCGACGGGTCGATTGCCGCGTGTTTGGCGCTTGCGGTTTTTATCCGCAACCCTCGGGCACTGGCTTACATTTTTTTAGCAGCGCTACTCGCCGGTATTTTTGTTCAGGCGCCAAAGTTTTTATTCGATGCAGCGCGGCCACCGGCGGTGTTGGATTTGCAGACTTTCTCTATTGTGGGCAAGGGGATTAAAGCGCATAGCTTTCCCTCCGGGCACAGTGCCTCGGCAGTGTTGGCGGCGACCGTGGTGGCGTTATTTTGCCAGCGCTTGTGGTTGTCGTTAATCGTACTTGGTGTAGGGTTTGCGGCGGCATTATCGCGTATTGCCGTTGGCGTACATTGGCCAGCCGATGTGTTAGTGGGCAGCGCCATTGGCCTTTTTATTGGTGTTTTTATTGTTCGTTTAATTGGTTATGAGCGTGTACAGATTCCTCGCTGGGGCCAGGCGTTGTTGATCATCGGCCTGGCAGCAGTCAGCATCAATGGTTTTTTACACGATACCAGTTACGAGCAATTTGTTGGCGTAACCGCGATTCGCTGGGTTTCCTCGGGTTTAGTGGCCGGTGTCGGTTTGTATTGGCTCTCCATACTTGCTTGGCCGCTGGCTGAATGGTTAACACAAAAACTATTTAAGGAATCGGCGGGTAAATCCTTAACCCGCGTGTTTAAATTTGGCATGGTTGGCGGCAGTGGCTTCGTGGTGGATATGAGTCTTTATGCGCTGTTCCATTCAGTATTTGGTTTGAACCTGTTGGTCGCACGCTCTATTGCTTACTGGCTAACCTCTAGCTGGAATTGGTATTTGAATCGCATTTTCACCTTCAAGGATGCTGACAATGGCCGCAAACGCGATCAGTGGGCGAAATATTTGATTATGTGTTTGATTAGTTTTGTGCCAAGCATGGGTACGTTTTACGGCTTGACCCACTATTTCGCATTTTTTATGGAGCATAGCCAGATCGCACTGATTGCCGGTGTGGTTGCAGGCGCGCTGTTTAATTACGTGGTGGCGGGCTTTTTAATATTTAAGGTGTACGGTCAAGAAAACGAAGAGAGTAGAGCATAA